ttccaaataggagtaaatcctgtcccgaagaatcctctctaataatttccctaccactgacgtaaggctcaccggcctataatttcctggattatccttgctactcttcttaaacaaaggaacaacattggctattctccagtcctctgggacctcacctgtagccaatgaggatgcaaagatttctgtcaaggccccagcaatttcttcccttgcctcccttagtattctggggtagatcccatcaggccctggggacttatctaccttaatgctttgcaagacacccaacaccctcttttttgataatgagatgactgagactatctacactcccttctctcggctcatcatccaccaagtccttctccttggtgaatactgatgcaaagtactcatttagtacctcgcccatttcctctggctccacacattgattcccttctctgtccttgagcgggccaaccctttccctagttaccctcttgctctttatatatgtataaaaagccttgggattatccttaatcctgtttgccaatgacttttcatgaccctttttagccctcctgactccttgcttaagttggtttctactgtctttatattcaagggatttgtctgttcctagcctttcagcccttacgaatgcttcctttttctttttgactaggctcacaatatcccgagttatccaaggttcccaaaacttgccaaacttatccttcttcctcacaggaacatgctggtcctggattctaatcaactgacatttgaaagactcccacatgtcagatgttgatttaccctcaaacagccgcccccaatctaaattcttcagttcctgcctaatattgttataattagccttcccccagtttagcaccttcacccgaggactactcttatccttctccacaagtaccttaatacttatggaattatggtcactgttcccgaaatgctcccctactgaaacttcgaccacctggccgggctcattccccaataccaggtccagtacggccccatccctagttggactatctacatattgtgtcaagaagccctcctggatgctccttacaaattctgccccatctaagcccctagcactaagtgagtcccagtcaatatagggcaagttaaaatcacccaccactacaaccctgttacctttacatctttccaaaatctgttgacatatctgctcctctacctcccgctggctgttgggagacctgtagaaaacccccaacatcgtgactgcatccttcctattcctgagctccacccatattgactcgctgcacgacccctccgaggtgtcctcccgcagtacagctgtaatattctccttaacaagtaatgcaactcccccaccccttttacacccccctctatcctgcctgaagcttctaaaccctggaacatttatctgccaatcctgtccttccctcaaccaagtctctgtaatggcaacaacatcatagttccaagtactaatccaagctctaagttcatctgccttacctgttatacttcttccattgaaacaaatgcacttcagaccaccagtcccgctgtgctccacaacatttcCCTGCTTGCtcgtcctcttagtcttactggccttatttactagttccccctcatttatttcacttgctatcctactgctctggttcccacccccctgccacacgagtttaaaccctcccgagtgacgctagcaaacatcgcagccaggatatttgtgcccctccagtttagatgcaacccgtccttcttgtacaggtcccatctgtccctgaagagatcccaatggtccagatatctgaaaccctccctactacaccagctgttcagccacgtgtttagctgcactatcttcctatttctagcctcactggcacgtggcacagtgagtaatcccgagattacaaccctggaggtcctgtcttttaactttctacctaactccctaaatttcccctgcaggacctcgtcactcttcctgcctatgtcattggtaccaatgtgtaccacaacgtctgactgttcaccctcccccttcagaatgccccctgtccgttcagagacatccttgaccctggcaccagggagacaacataccatcctggagtctctttcacgtccacagaagcgtctatctgtgcccctgactatagagtcccctctaactattgctcttctgcgctttgtccctccctgctgaacaactgtgccagccatggtgccactgctctggctgctgctgttttcccctgataggtcatccccctcaacagtatccaaaacggtatacttgttagagagggggatagccacaggggattcctgctcttgactgcctgcaccttgggtgtaaccacttctccaaaactcctgtctatgacactttctgccacctgcatgctcctaagtgcatccagttgccgctccaacggatccatgcggtctgtgaggagctgcaactgggtacacgtcctgcagatgtagtcgtccggaacgctggatgaGTCACGGAccgcccacatctcacaggtgaagcatttgacccctctaactgacatttctagcactaattaataaattaatttaagataaataaatacttattaaatccttactaaattgttataactatatggtccctagtgctagattcctgcaataaatattaaatgctaactaaatacagtaatctcttccctctggtttagttactgtaCTTATTAATTAGTGTTttgatcaatttttatcaatgttttattttcaaattcagtaaaaaaaaattcctaccagccaatcaggtcacagctttcctgtgacatcactttcagttttgtttaccagaggtaagttttttttatacttatctgccctccgagtcttccccCAGtctgctgtgctctttggaagctctgggctcccctcactctgaggacagataggaaatgaaaggagctcctccctcgctccctccttaccgaacttcctcacttaccaaacttccactgtagcactctggtgcaaacaaagtcagcactgtcagatggctcacttttatactgactcactgtagccccctgaaaactggtttaaaccaattctctaattaacaaggtgcagctgcaggcagagcctgagtgaaccctgtttaaagctggtctcaaactcaccttccccaaccctaacagcaactgttaaattaatctgctaaataaaagacagattagatttaagataaaattaacccttaattatcctcacttaccaaacttccagcgTAGCACTCtgctgcaacccaagtcagcactccagtgcaaacctcagcactccagtgcaaacgttgagttcattaatttcagagcatgatgggcccccctttttattttcagtaatTCTTTtcttgtttttttctttttcttttcttttatttcagtttgtttcatcattcatttttcttaccatgtgcctgaccactgttttttttcatgtttatgctttgggccagggctgttcatttttctgaccctctctgcactaacgctttgtccttCAGCAAACCATTAACGtacagtttgcctttgctccatgaccttctggtcagttcttctctgtgaccctgccctatcaacaccttgccttttgttatctcttgccccacccccactttacttgcgtaaaacctattccatttctaacctttgccagttctgaaaaagggtcactgacttgaaaccttaactctgcttctctctccacagatgctgccagacctgctgagtatttccagcatttcttgtttttaattcgatatctagagctgctcgagggcatcctCCAATGCCATCTGCAGTTTCTGCCCTCCGCACCCCCCACccaaaagtcagcagccttccatcagctacTGCATAAGAAAACTGGGACAAAGGAATacaggaagacaggcactaagagtgcCAGCTGACTTTTGTATATGGAAAGATTTCATTTAGAAATTTAATTtggcacagagtcatagagttatacagcacagaaacagccccttcggcccatcgtgtctgtaccggccataccgctcccaactattctaatcccgtattcctgcacttggcccatagccctgtatgctatggcgtttcaagtgctcatctaaatacttcttaaacgttgtcagGGTTTCTGCctgtatcacctcttcaggcagtgcgttccagattccaaccaccctctgggtgaaaaaatgtttcctcaaatccccccctaaacctcctgccccttaccctaaatctatgccccctggttcttgaccccactGCATGTTTATTTCACGGTGGCATTTATTTTTGCATAGTGGCCAAGTGGTCAGTGACAGATGGAAAATAAAGTGTGGGACaggtggtgaatggggaattgggttcGTGCTTACTGGACTCACACTCGGgtgagttcttcatggacagcccAGCCAAAGAGGGACTATCTCAGTTGCCACCTCTCTTCCTCCGCCTCACGTTCCTCTCCTGAGCTGCTGTTGGCTGGGGGTCTGCCCCCATGATGGTGAGGTTCTGCAGCCTGCAACAGGCCATGATGACTCTTAACGTACACTCTGGTGAGGGCTTCACCAAAGTGGTGCAGGCGGCGGAAGCCTCGATAGCCTTCTCCATCAAATCTCATGAGGAAACACGGCTCTCATTGGGCGCTGCGCCTGTGTGTGCATTGTTCATCGGTGTCATCAGACATGTGATCACTggtgcccagtagccacccttcagTTGCTGCGGTAGCTCAAATGCAGCGGGCACAGACGACTGCTgcaaaatgaaggcatcatgactgctgctaggataTTGGGCATCGACCTGCACGATTCTTTGCCTTTTGTTGCACCCCAGCTGAACATGGTTCCAGTACAGGACAGAGTAGACATGCGATGCCCGCAAAGTCATGTGTATGCAGTCAGTGGCATGctacaccatggggaagcctgcaatcctagtcaAACTGCAttttctctggcaagagagaatgaaatgtagttagcgctGAATGAATAGAGGACATCTAGGCACGTAAGGCAGACATGCCTTATGCAGTGGCCAAGTGTGAGATGTTGCAAACGTCTCCAAccacagcctggaaggagccagcggCATAAAGCTTcattgccacagtcaccttcacagccactagcaatgcagtccttgccctgctctgaggctgcattgTTGGCTGCAGCGGAtggtagatttcagtgaggacatccttactgaaatGCAGAGTCCCAGTAAAAAACTTTAGAAAGAAACCAAGATTCCTGGTGATTTCTCAGGAGAACCATGTGCCACACTGGACATGACAGCAGAGAAGAGGAAACTTCTCATCTCCCAAGACAAAGGACATGATCACTCCTTCATTATCATTTTGTCCTCACCAGGTCAGGTTAAGGGTGAATGCAAAGGTTCTGGTGAAACTATTGTGTCCCAATAGTAATAAGATTCTTTCACAACAAACTGCAATGTCTTGCTTCTCCTTGGCCTTTCATATCTGGAACTATGAAATTTTAACATCCCACCCATTAACAGTCCTGAACAGCATCTCTCCCAGTCCTTCTACCCTCCaaccctccaaacactgaacaacatagcaacatagaaagatttacagcacaggaggccattcagcccatcatgatccTGTGCGTAGCCAAGTTTTTTTTtagatgtgatgagggtttctgcctcgaccacccttgcAGGCCCCCACCACATTCTGCATGAAAAAAAATAccttaactcccctctaatccttctaacaatgactttaaatctattcccccagcTTATTGACCTCTCCAATGGAAAAGGTCCTTCCAATCCACTCTTCTCTGGGCTACTCATCATTTTATacccctcaattaaatctctcctcagcctcctctgttccaaacaaccctagcctatcaaatctttcctcatagctaaaattctccattcttacAACATCCttgatctcctctgtaccctccctaatgtgatcacatccttccttttatgtggtgaccagaactgtacacagtactccagctgtcatctagtgttttatatagttccagcataatccTCCTGCTGTCATAATctaggcctcagccaataaagggaggcatcccatatgccttcttaaccaccttatctacctgtccacctTCCTTCAAGTTTCTGTAGAAATACAGGACCTCTGTTCCTCTGAACTTCTAAGTATTGTACCATTTGTTGTGTATCCCCTTGTCTTGTTGGccaccaaatgcattacctcacacttctccagaatgaactccatttgccattggtCCTCCCACCGGACAAGTCTTCTTGCAGTCTGCAACTTTCTTCCGATCAACCAAATTTATTTATCAGACTGCTtatatttaagtctaaattattgatatataccatgaagaGCAAGGATCCCAGTACTGAGCCCGAcagaatcccactggaaacagtcttccagtcccCAAAACACCCGTCGACCATTAATCTTTGCtccctgcctctgagtcaattttggatccaacttgccactttccattggatcccatgagcttttaatttgttGATTAGTCTGTTGTGTGAGACCTTGTCTAACACATGTACATGACACCTGATATTACAGTATTATTAGTTACAACACAACCACCCAGCAGATAAAGTCCGAAATGCAAATGACGTAACATTTTATTGATTTATACAAACATCACGAACCAAAGTTATGTGTCATTCCCCCCTCCCCCGGCCCATTGAAGGGATCTATTTGCTACTCTAGTGTTCCTACAAGGAgcgccccccactcccccccttgGGTGGCTACAGTGGCTCAGTCAGGGCTAGTGGGATGTTCATGGTCGACGATCTCTAAGAGCTCGAGCGCGAGGGGACCTGCCTTCAGATTGCAGTAGTGTTGCTGCCACCGGGGCAGTGGGTGGTTGGGGATGTGGCGAGGGAACAGatgtgctgtcatcctgagagggagTAGCATGTGCAACGCTCATTGTGCCATTGCCATGGGACTGTGACTCAGCACTGCCACTGACCTGGGGGAGAGCCGACTGGAGGAGGTCGGTGACACGGCTGAAGCCCCTATCGATACGCGCCCCCAACCTTTCCAAGCCGGAGGAGATGGTGCAGGCCAGAGTCTGTATTGCACCAGTTTGGGCCTCGATCAACGATGCCAGTGCTGGTGCCACAGGCTCCTGGACAGAGGGCCTCACTGCAGCGTCTACAGAGCTCAGCACATGCTCCATGGTCGACTGCAGAGTGGTGATGCCTTGTGGCAGAACGCCACACagtatggaagcagagtcttcaacactctcagacagggtGAGGCAGCTCCTAGACAGGCTGTCCAAAGCCTCGAGTAACTGATGATGTACATGGAAGATCTTTCTTTTAAAGGCTGGGCCGCTCAAATCTGCATCTCTGTGTTCCTCAGCATAGCTTGAATCTGAGCTGGCCCTCTGGCCATCCATGTCCTGCACTGTCCTTTCCACTATGGTCAGCTCCTGCTCACTATTGCTGAATAATTCGCCCTGTGTAGATTCTTCAAGCTCTCCGTCTCTCCCATCGGAGACACTGATTTCCGTGCTGGTGTACTGGAAGGATGGAGCTGGTGATGGTGCATCTTCCATAAGGTGGTTCTCCTCCATCTCTTGCCCAGTAAAGCCCAAGTAATGGGACAGACCTGGAACAAAGGGAGAGGGATAAGGGTCAGCGAGTACTGGAAAGGTGGGGCAACAGCAGCAGGAGGCAGCTGCTGGGTCACCACGCTGCCTGTGTGCTGTTTTAAGAAAAGCCAGCAGTTAGAGAGAAATGGGACGACACCCTGTGGTACTTGGCCTCCAGCCTCGCCGTTCTCAATGCTCCTCCTGCTGTATATCTCTACGATGTCCAGAGCTTCCTGCTCCATCTGCGTTGGCGCTTGAACGGAAGCTGGTCGTTCCCCACTGCTGATCGGATTCCTTGGTTTGTGTGCCAGCTTGTCCTgcagaaaaagggggacagagttAGTGCCGGGCTGCTGGCATGGGTTGTGCAGATGTGCGAGGCAGCGCCACCGAGTGCAGATGCAGCAAGGTCTGAGCAGGATGGGGTGGTCTTGTGCAGAAAGCGGTCACAGCATGGTAATGTGAAAGCACTTCGCAGAAAAGTGAGAAGCTTCCCAGTTGTTACCAGGCAAAAGTGCCTTGTACCCATTGTAAGGGGATCGGCAGCAGGGTAGCGTGTGATTAGAGCAAGGCGAAGGAGTGTTGACGTGGTCTGCAGCTGCAATGGAAGGAAAACGCACAATGTTGTTGCACAgagtggttgtgaaaagcattcAATGTGAGTAGAGTGTAACATTGGGAATTTGATGAGGGTGGGAATTCAGTGCCGAGGGCGAAAGGAGGCGTGGTGTTTTTTGCCTCCAATACTTGTAGTGGTTCGTGAGAGCTGGATTCAGTATTTGAATTTTATGTGCAGTGTTTAATGCTTGGAGCaagtagaaaaagaaaaaaagaaacttACACATTAAAAATGAGATAGAAATAACATAAATAATCTAGACCGAGTAGGGAAGTTTAgtttacttagtttagtttagtgatacagcactgaaacgggcccttcggcccactgagtctgtgccgaccatcaaccacccatttatactaatcctacactaattccatattcctacctcatccccacctgtccctttttttccctaccacctacctatactaggggcaattattaatggccaatttacctatcaaccagcaagtctttggcatgtgggaggaaacggagcacccggagaaaacccacgcagacacagggaaaacttgcaaactccacacaggcagtacccggaattgaacccgggtcgctggagctgtgaggctgcagtgctaaccactgcaggtTGTGCGTCTAGACTGCGGTATGTGGGAGTTTGCGGAAAGTGAGACTGTCCCAAGTGAACAAGTCTGCAGTAGATGTCCCCACCTGGAATCTCTCTGGGTCAGAGTTATTGAGTTGGACTGTAAAAGCAGGATTGAGAGTCCAACATGGTATGTTGTCTTCTTGGTGCCAGCGTGAGAAGCATCTCAAACCGGCTTGAAAGGGTATTAGATAAGGAGGGGGAGAATCATTCATTCTGATCCATattgggaccaacaacataggaGAGAGTAGGAAACAGGTCCTGTTCAGACAGTATAAGGAATTAGGAACTCAATGAAAGAACAGGCCCATgattaataatctctggattgctacctgagccGCATACAAATTGGCAAAGGGATAAGGAGATTAGTTAGGTGAACactggctgaaggagtggtgtgggaaagaggggttccatttcatgggacactggcacaagTACTAGGACAGGAAGGAAGTACTATTGGGACAAGCTCCATCTGAACTTGGCTGGGACTAGGGTCCTAGTGGCAAGGAAAAGGGAAGACAATAGAGTAAGAGTCAGAGATGGTGCATTCGGTACAACAGGAAAAGTAATAGAGTGTAAAGTAATGAAACATGGACTATACAGAGAAAATTGAATGAATTACAGGCACGAATTGAACTTGAAGAATATGatatggtagccattactgagacatggctgaaagacggccaggactggaaactaaatataccaggttataaggtctccAGGAAAGAAAGGGAGTACAATAGAGGGGAGGAGCAGCTTTagagattaaggatgaaatcactttgaTAATGAGACGATCTAGTAAGCGGTAAGCAGACAGTGGAGaccatgggtagaattaagaaatagaaaaggatttaagacttccttccctgaaggacattagtgaaccagacgtctAAAAGTTGGGTCTCGCCTGATTATCCTGActgaatttttgaagaggtgactgaaggagtggacaggggaatgtctatgaatattatttatatggacttccagaaggcatttgatgaagatcctcataagagactgttagctaaagttgatgcTTATCGAACTGAAGGCAAGTTATGAACCTACTTAGGCAGTTAGCTGAGCAGCAGGACACAAAAAGTAGGAATAATGGGCAGGATGCGACCAGGGAGTCCTGCAAGGATCTTTGTTGGGGTCTCAACTAGCCACCATATTTAGTTACGACTTAGTAGATGGGATAggaagtcacatatccaaatttgccaatggcacaaagatagtcatagagtcatagagagatacagcaccgaaccaggcccttcggcccaacgagtccgcgccgaccatcgaccaccaatttatactaatcctacatttatcccattttccctctcacatccccaccttctctcaattctcctacacctacctacactgggggcaatttttacaatggccaatttacctatcaacccacaagtctttggcgtgtgggaggaaaccggagcacccggaggaaactcacgcggtcacagggagaacttgcaaactccacacaagcagtacccagaacggaacatgggtcgctggagctgtgaggctctggtgcTAGCCAATAggtagcattgtaagcagtgtagatggaagcttaACATTACAGAGCGATATTGACAGAttatgtgaatgggcaaaactggagGAAATGGCTTCAgtataggcaaatgtgaggtcatccactttggatctaaaacGGAAAGAACTAAACACTTTTTTGATGGTGAAAAGCATTAGAGGTCCAAAAAAACTTGGGGGTCcagatacacagatcattaaaatgtcaaggACAGGTACAGAAGATtaccaaaaaggctaatggaatgctggcctttgtaTCTGGAGCACTCGAAGACAAGGGGGTtgtagtcatgcttcagctatacaaagcccgggTTGGAGCACATATGGAGTACTGCAAACAGTTCTGGGtgctacaccttaggaaggatatacttgctttggaggaagtgcagtgtagatttatcagAACAATACCTGGAGTCCAAGGGTCAAATTACCAGGAGAGATTACACAtaccaggcttgtattcccttgaatttagaaaattaaggggtgatttgatcaatttTTCTAAGATATTCCGGGGAACAGATGCAGTAGACAGAGAGAacgtatttctgctggttgggaagtccagtctaaaaattagagccggaCCTTTCAGGCATGAAATTAATAAaaccttctacacacaaagggtggtagaagtttgaaactctcttccccaaTTGGCAAGTGATATTAGATTGatcgttaattttaaaactgagatggataaagatttttgttaaccaaaggtatgaagggattTGGGCAACGGTGGGTATATGGACATAGGACGCAGATctgacatgatctcattgaatggcggaacaggctcaaagggcgagatggtctactcctgttcttatgcttctatgagtgggggaggggagtgcacatAGCAGCCTCTCGAGTCTggtcctccattcaattagatcatggttgatctgtatcttaagaacatatgaacataagaaattggagcaggaggaggccattcagcccctcgagcctgctccgccaatcaataagatcattgctgatctgatggTGGCCTTAAATCCACTTTCCTTTCCTGCCTGTCCGCACCaccacccacaccacccccccccccaccccacccaccccataaccctttacttctttatggatcaaaaatctgtctaactaagTCTtagatatattcaatgacccaacctccactgctctctggggaagagaattccaaagattagtgtGGGAAAAAAACCATCGAAGTgggtgatcagccgtgatcatattgaatggcagagcaggctcgaagggctgaatggcctgctcctgctcctattaacAACCCTAtgagagatgaaattcctcctcatctccc
This window of the Heterodontus francisci isolate sHetFra1 chromosome 39, sHetFra1.hap1, whole genome shotgun sequence genome carries:
- the LOC137352918 gene encoding uncharacterized protein, with protein sequence MVEPRAPRFSDAALKVLVEQVRAHKEVLFPSDGRKMPRQTLRQAWREVALYVNLKSITPRTWLQCRKKFNDLTRTARDKLAHKPRNPISSGERPASVQAPTQMEQEALDIVEIYSRRSIENGEAGGQVPQGLSHYLGFTGQEMEENHLMEDAPSPAPSFQYTSTEISVSDGRDGELEESTQGELFSNSEQELTIVERTVQDMDGQRASSDSSYAEEHRDADLSGPAFKRKIFHVHHQLLEALDSLSRSCLTLSESVEDSASILCGVLPQGITTLQSTMEHVLSSVDAAVRPSVQEPVAPALASLIEAQTGAIQTLACTISSGLERLGARIDRGFSRVTDLLQSALPQVSGSAESQSHGNGTMSVAHATPSQDDSTSVPSPHPQPPTAPVAATLLQSEGRSPRARALRDRRP